The DNA sequence CGGGCTCGAACGCATCGAGGTCCAGCTGAAATCCGGCGGCAAGCCGCCGGATATGGAAATCACCCGCTATGCGATCGGCCTGATCTTCCTGGAACGCAAGCTGCAAGCCCGGCCCGAGATGCTGCAGGCGCTCGGCGACGGACTGAAGGGCGCGGAGCGCCAGGTGGAGTACTTCAACCTGTCCCACGAGAGCGTGATCGCGCGGCTCGCCGAGGTGTACCAGGAAACCATCTCGCCACTCGGACCCCGGATCATCGTGCAGGGTGAGCAGACCCACCTTTCCAACCCGGGGACCGCCGCGCGCATCCGCGCGCTCCTGCTCGCGGGCATCCGGGCCGCGGTCCTCTGGCGCCAGGCAGGGGGCTCCCGCTGGAAGCTGCTGTTCGGCCGCAACCGGCTGATCTCCGAGGCCCGCGACCTGCTGCACCGACTCAACTCCTGATACGGAACCCGCCTGATGAC is a window from the Thioalkalivibrio paradoxus ARh 1 genome containing:
- the hflD gene encoding high frequency lysogenization protein HflD; translation: MERSDYNRTLALAAIFQTAALVKDLAWRGHCDEHEFEVLVGSLFAFDAETPAAVYRGEANLRNGLERIEVQLKSGGKPPDMEITRYAIGLIFLERKLQARPEMLQALGDGLKGAERQVEYFNLSHESVIARLAEVYQETISPLGPRIIVQGEQTHLSNPGTAARIRALLLAGIRAAVLWRQAGGSRWKLLFGRNRLISEARDLLHRLNS